The DNA region AATGGAGATGTACCCAGGCCTAAAACAAGTGATAGGGCAATAGCGACAAGTTTAATAACCCGAGTAATTAGGCAAATCCATGGGCGGACGACAAAGGACGTCTCTTTTCATGACAAGCGAAGAAGAAGCCAAAAAACTGGGAATAGAGACTGAAGAAGAGAAAAAGGAGAAAGAAAAGAAGAAAAAAGAAGAGAAGACAACTCAGAAAAAGTCCAAGTAAGTGTTTTCAATCGCAATTCCACATGATTTTCTATCTGAAACGCCTGACGAGCCTAGCAAGATCCGCAAATTGGGATACCTAGCCAGGGCGGCTTCTGTTTTCAAGGTAAGCACAGTCATTATCTACTACTACGGCGCCCCACTGAGGGAAGACATAGACCTCGCCAAGACTGTTCTTGAGTACTTGGTTACTCCTCCCTATCTCAGGAAAAGGGTGTATAAAATAGACAAGAGGCTGCGCCTCGCCGGGCTTCTCCCCCCGCTAAAGATACCCAGCCACGTTGTGCCCAAAGAGCCGCGAATTGGCGAAGTACGTGAGGGCGTAGTTGAGCGCTGGGACGGGTACTACTCAATAGTGTACATAGGCGGCGGCAAGTATGCCAAGATCCCAAAACCGTATCCAGTGGGGGCGCGCTTATTGGTGAGGATAGAGGCGCCAACGTCGAGACCCGACACCTACCGGGCGGCCATTTATAAGGGCCCGCCGCCAGCGTACTGGGGCTATAAAGTAGAGGTTAGACCAATACAGAGCCTTACTGATGGATTCGACGCTGTAATCCTAACGGGGAGAGAGGGAAAGCCGATATGCGAGGTGAGTCCAAAGCTGGGTAAAAACACGCTCGTGGTTTTCGGAGGCCCACGCAGGGGGGTAGACGAAATTTTTAAAGAGTCTGGGCTTGAGCTCCCCGGCGATCTAATTAATTTCGCGCCGGGACAAGGCACAGAAACTATAAGGACTGAGGAGGCCGTCTTCATAGTCCTTTCTATTCTGAACTATATAACGAAGTGTCGCCTTTAGATCAGAGAAAAGCCCTCAAGTCTCACTCCCTTTTCCAGCGTCTTGTGCGGCCACACCTTTACCCTTCTCAGAGAGGCCTCTTCGCCCACCACCACGTTGTCTGCTACGACTGAGTCTTCTATAACAGACCCGTCTTTCACGTAGACGTGGCGCCCGATTATTGACCGTCTTATCGTCACATTTCTCCCTATCAGCGACCGGTCCATCACTACCGAATCCTCTATCGTGCTGTTGTCACCTACTACTACGTAGTTGTCGATAACCGAGTCGCGTATGTGGACGTTGTCGCCGAGTTGGACGTGTCTTCCCAGTAGGATGTGGCCCTCTGCTTTAATCGCGCCTTTTTTAATACGCTCCGCGATTTTGCCTTTTAATATCTTCGACTGT from Pyrobaculum arsenaticum DSM 13514 includes:
- a CDS encoding putative RNA uridine N3 methyltransferase, whose amino-acid sequence is MFSIAIPHDFLSETPDEPSKIRKLGYLARAASVFKVSTVIIYYYGAPLREDIDLAKTVLEYLVTPPYLRKRVYKIDKRLRLAGLLPPLKIPSHVVPKEPRIGEVREGVVERWDGYYSIVYIGGGKYAKIPKPYPVGARLLVRIEAPTSRPDTYRAAIYKGPPPAYWGYKVEVRPIQSLTDGFDAVILTGREGKPICEVSPKLGKNTLVVFGGPRRGVDEIFKESGLELPGDLINFAPGQGTETIRTEEAVFIVLSILNYITKCRL